A region of Anopheles merus strain MAF chromosome 2R, AmerM5.1, whole genome shotgun sequence DNA encodes the following proteins:
- the LOC121588039 gene encoding SWI/SNF complex subunit SMARCC1 isoform X1, with translation MEMVSLGPKKDGNPNAEFFTAPETLQNFETVRLWLQKHFKKFLAPDPPTKESLAHLIIQFIQYQEAKLGKNSQDPPTTRLPIRCFMDFKPGGALCHILSTMYRYKAEQRWRKFDFTVNKNPMRKDPIGQMVLDIETALIEAECMRLPIVYIRPEVDRATANKITDIVTNHQGEITVDEEEATHIIYPVIDPLPEDYARPTFRRDKHVMIHWYYFPESYDTWVPNSFDLPDNIPESPPSPAERWRVSASWVIDLDEYNEWMSEEDYEVDEGGRKKVHPHRLGVEDLISSVAGGGGGGASSEDKVKKTPKVVNSKRKRSPSPAAGKGGKRKSYRSPAASSAASSFQKKPRADDEESEDLTKDMEDPAPETNITEVKPNMGSSGASGPATPQPKRDPDMMPMKYATVTDLDDEMGMNAGGAGGSGAGGGGGSGGSGAGVGGGDDSQAGKTSDSSNTQDFPTGSKDDLEDNVTEQTHHIIVPSYSAWFDYNSIHVVEKRALPEFFNGKNKSKTPEIYMAYRNFMIDTYRLNPTEYLTSTACRRNLAGDVCAIMRVHAFLEQWGLINYQIDADSRPTPMGPPPTSHFHVLSDTPSGLQPINPPKTAQPSAAKNLLDLDKKGAVLGEKKDELAPGAAAAAAAGANGGAAPLIGPDGIKVEQGLVPTADPNGQFGLRLDQYAKKPAAMRNKTAASMTREWTEQETLLLLEGLEMYKDDWNKVCEHVGSRTQDECILHFLRLPIEDPYLEDDNTFLGPLSYQPIPFSKAGNPIMSTVAFLASVVDPRIAASAAKAAMEEFAAIKDEVPASMMDAHLKNVEKSSFGGKFDPNAGLASSGIAGTGAEKDKEDESADGKTPASGGASSATSAAAGGSGAAVAALTPATPTPAAGDVEMKDVSKKDDAAEKEKSSDETTTATKSPDSDATTATPAGDANAGKPPGAASDAPSASPDAKEKDGKDGKDAATSSSTGTDDAAKENGGSTDPKLFNEGNLQAAAAAALAAAAVKAKHLAAVEERKIKSLVALLVETQMKKLEIKLRHFEELETTMEREREGLEYQRQQLIQERQQFHLEQLKAAEFRARQQAHQRFQMEQGQWQQQQAQAQAQAQAQAQAQAQAQQQQQQQQQPPQGPAGPASAASTVSATHSNVHPSQQQPPHLGGATTNPGANPPKPPSIAGGPGMGPGAPGPVHATNNPVQAAAAAAAAATAAPSALPATASLPPSASQAPPAGMPASNGIPPPTSSTPSSTQPPSTNPTDGITPNSIMPTGGPAAPSGAAIPPPSPHSDPAAAAGAVTAPPGTVGIPPLGAPPSGPGSHQPSADQQQQQQQPPAAPVAAPAPTETLPPAPAAQTTGEGGMQPVTAMATATNPSPSSDGPGEQPAAPATAPDTTPAATGASEQQQQQHQQDSGAAGEGPVGGPPAPPPS, from the exons ATGGAAATGGTGTCTCTGGGGCCGAAAAAGGATGGAAATCCTAATGCCGAATTCTTTACCGCGCCGGAAACACTGCAGAACTTCGAAACGGTGCGGCTGTGGTTGCAGAAACACTTCAAGAAg tTTCTTGCACCAGATCCACCGACAAAGGAATCTTTGGCCCATTTAATTATACAATTCATTCAGTATCAGGAAGCGAAGCTTGGGAAAAACTCTCAAGATCCACCAACAACGCGTTTACCG ATACGATGCTTTATGGATTTCAAACCGGGCGGTGCCCTCTGCCACATACTTTCCACTATGTACCGCTACAAGGCGGAGCAGCGCTGGCGCAAGTTCGATTTCACCGTGAACAAAAACCCGATGCGCAAGGACCCGATCGGGCAGATGGTGCTGGACATCGAGACGGCACTGATCGAGGCGGAATGCATGCGCCTGCCGATCGTGTACATCCGCCCGGAGGTGGACCGTGCGACGGCGAACAAAATCACCGACATCGTGACGAACCATCAGGGCGAAATAACGGTCGATGAGGAAGAGGCCACGCACATCATCTATCCGGTGATTGATCCGCTGCCGGAGGATTACGCGCGACCCACGTTCCGGCGCGATAAGCACGTGATGATCCACTGGTACTACTTCCCGGAGTCGTACGACACTTGGGTGCCGAATTCGTTCGACTTGCCCGACAACATCCCGGAGAGTCCACCGTCGCCGGCCGAGCGCTGGCGCGTGTCCGCCTCGTGGGTGATCGATCTGGACGAGTACAACGAGTGGATGTCAGAGGAGGACTATGAGGTGGACGAGGGGGGACGCAAAAAGGTGCACCCGCACCGGCTCGGCGTCGAGGATTTGATCTCGAGCGTggccggcggcggtggcggtggggcCAGCTCGGAAGATAAGGTTAAGAAAACGCCCAAGGTGGTGAACTCGAAGCGCAAACGGTCGCCCTCGCCGGCTGCCGGCAAGGGTGGCAAGCGGAAGAGTTACCGTTCGCCGGCCGCTTCGTCCGCTGCCTCCTCCTTCCAGAAGAAGCCGCGCGCGGATGACGAGGAGTCGGAGGATCTCACCAAGGACATGGAGGATCCGGCGCCGGAAACGAACATTACCGAGGTGAAGCCGAACATGGGCAGCTCGGGTGCGTCGGGCCCGGCAACGCCGCAGCCCAAGCGCGACCCGGACATGATGCCGATGAAGTACGCCACCGTGACCGATCTGGACGACGAGATGGGCATGAATGCGGGCGGcgctggtggtagtggtgcgggcggtggcggtggcagtggtggATCCGGAGCGGGCGTGGGCGGTGGCGACGACAGCCAGGCGGGCAAGACGAGCGACAGCAGCAATACGCAGGACTTCCCGACCGGCAGCAAGGACGATCTGGAGGACAACGTGACGGAACAGACGCACCACATCATCGTGCCGTCCTACTCGGCCTGGTTCGACTACAACTCCATCCACGTGGTGGAGAAGCGCGCCCTGCCCGAGTTCTTCAACGGGAAGAACAAGTCGAAGACGCCCGAAATTTACATGGCCTACCGGAACTTCATGATCGACACGTACCGGCTCAATCCGACTGAGTATCTGACCAGCACGGCCTGCCGCCGCAATCTGGCCGGCGACGTGTGCGCGATCATGCGCGTGCACGCGTTCCTCGAGCAGTGGGGCCTGATCAACTATCAGATCGATGCCGATTCCCGGCCGACACCGATGGGCCCACCGCCGACCTCTCACTTCCACGTGCTGAGCGACACGCCGTCCGGGCTGCAGCCGATCAATCCGCCCAAGACGGCCCAACCGTCCGCGGCGAAGAATTTGCTCGATCTGGACAAGAAGGGGGCTGTGCTGGGCGAGAAGAAGGACGAGCTGGCACCGggtgcggcggcggcggcagcggcgggcGCCAACGGTGGTGCCGCGCCACTGATCGGCCCGGACGGCATCAAGGTGGAGCAGGGTCTCGTGCCAACGGCCGATCCGAACGGCCAGTTCGGCCTGCGGTTGGACCAGTACGCGAAGAAACCGGCCGCGATGCGCAACAAGACGGCGGCCAGCATGACGCGCGAGTGGACGGAGCAGgagacgctgctgctgctcgagggGCTGGAGATGTACAAGGACGATTGGAACAAGGTGTGCGAGCATGTCGGGTCGCGCACGCAGGACGAGTGCATCCTGCACTTTCTGCGGCTGCCGATCGAGGATCCGTACCTGGAGGATGACAACACGTTCCTCGGTCCGCTCTCGTACCAGCCGATCCCGTTCAGCAAGGCGGGCAATCCGATCATGTCGACCGTGGCGTTTTTGGCCTCGGTGGTCGACCCGCGTATCGCGGCCAGCGCGGCCAAGGCAGCGATGGAAGAGTTCGCCGCAATCAAG gATGAGGTGCCCGCTTCCATGATGGACGCACACCTGAAGAACGTGGAGAAATCGAGCTTCGGTGGAAAGTTCGATCCGAATGCGGGGCTGGCAAGCAGCGGTATTGCTGGCACGGGCGCCGAAAAGGACAAGGAGGACGAGTCGGCGGACGGCAAAACACCGGCAAGCGGTGGAGCGTCCTCGGCAACGTCCGCTGCTGCAGGTGGTTCCGGGGCAGCGGTCGCTGCGTTGACTCCTGCCACACCGACCCCGGCAGCTGGCGACGTGGAGATGAAGGATGTTTCGAAAAAGGATGATGCTGCCG aaaaagaaaaatcttcCGATGAGACAACCACTGCTACTAAATCGCCTGATTCCGATGCTACTACAGCGACGCCAGCGGGCGATGCAAACGCCGGCAAACCACCAGGAGCGGCCAGCGATGCCCCGTCCGCCTCCCCAGACGCGAAGGAAAAGGATGGCAAGGATGGTAAGGATGCTGCTACATCCTCGTCAACAGGCACGGATGACGCGGCAAAGGAGAACGGCGGCTCCACCGATCCGAAGCTGTTCAACGAGGGCAATCTGcaggcggcagcagcggctgcCCTTGCCGCTGCCGCAGTGAAGGCGAAGCATCTGGCCGCGGTCGAGGAGCGCAAGATCAAGAGCTTGGTAGCGCTGCTCGTCGAGACGCAGATGAAAAAGCTCGAGATAAAGTTGCGCCACTTCGAGGAGCTGGAGACGACGATGGAGCGCGAACGGGAGGGGCTGGAGTATCAGCGACAGCAGCTGATACAGGAGCGCCAGCAGTTCCATCTGGAGCAGCTGAAAGCGGCTGAGTTCCGGGCGCGCCAGCAAGCCCACCAGCGCTTCCAGATGGAGCAGGGccaatggcagcagcagcaggcacaaGCGCAAGCGCAGGCACAGGCACAAGCGCAAGCCCAGGCGcaagcacagcagcagcagcagcagcaacagcagccgccACAGGGTCCGGCAGGGCCAGCGTCCGCTGCCTCCACCGTATCGGCGACCCACTCGAATGTGCATCcgtcgcagcagcagccaccgcATCTGGGCGGCGCCACCACCAATCCGGGAGCTA ATCCGCCAAAGCCGCCATCTATCGCTGGTGGCCCGGGGATGGGGCCGGGAGCGCCTGGACCAGTTCATGCAACCAACAACCCGGTtcaggcggcggcggcagcagcagcagcagcaacagcggcaCCATCAGCACTGCCGGCGACAGCATCCTTACCACCATCGGCCAGCCAAGCACCGCCGGCCGGCATGCCAGCGTCCAACGGTATCCCCCCTCCTACTTCATCCACCCCCAGCTCTACCCAGCCGCCCTCTACGAATCCTACCGACGGCATTACGCCAAATAGTATAATGCCCACGGGCGGACCGGCTGCACCATCCGGGGCGGCTATTCCGCCTCCCTCGCCACACAGCGAcccagcggcggcggcgggtgCAGTAACAGCACCTCCCGGAACCGTCGGAATTCCCCCGTTGGGGGCGCCCCCCTCTGGCCCTGGATCGCACCAGCCGTCGGcagaccagcagcagcagcagcagcaacccccGGCAGCGCCAGTGGCGGCACCGGCTCCTACCGAAACCCTGCccccagcaccagcagcgcaAACGACGGGAGAAGGTGGAATGCAACCGGTCACGGCAATGGCGACCGCCACCAATCCGTCTCCATCGTCGGACGGGCCGGGAGAGCAGCCGGCAGCACCAGCGACGGCTCCGGACACGACACCGGCGGCGACCGGTGCAAgtgaacagcagcagcagcaacatcaacagGACAGTGGAGCTGCCGGTGAAGGGCCAGTCGGTGGTCCGCCAGCACCGCCACCATCATAA
- the LOC121588039 gene encoding SWI/SNF complex subunit SMARCC1 isoform X2, with product MEMVSLGPKKDGNPNAEFFTAPETLQNFETVRLWLQKHFKKFLAPDPPTKESLAHLIIQFIQYQEAKLGKNSQDPPTTRLPIRCFMDFKPGGALCHILSTMYRYKAEQRWRKFDFTVNKNPMRKDPIGQMVLDIETALIEAECMRLPIVYIRPEVDRATANKITDIVTNHQGEITVDEEEATHIIYPVIDPLPEDYARPTFRRDKHVMIHWYYFPESYDTWVPNSFDLPDNIPESPPSPAERWRVSASWVIDLDEYNEWMSEEDYEVDEGGRKKVHPHRLGVEDLISSVAGGGGGGASSEDKVKKTPKVVNSKRKRSPSPAAGKGGKRKSYRSPAASSAASSFQKKPRADDEESEDLTKDMEDPAPETNITEVKPNMGSSGASGPATPQPKRDPDMMPMKYATVTDLDDEMGMNAGGAGGSGAGGGGGSGGSGAGVGGGDDSQAGKTSDSSNTQDFPTGSKDDLEDNVTEQTHHIIVPSYSAWFDYNSIHVVEKRALPEFFNGKNKSKTPEIYMAYRNFMIDTYRLNPTEYLTSTACRRNLAGDVCAIMRVHAFLEQWGLINYQIDADSRPTPMGPPPTSHFHVLSDTPSGLQPINPPKTAQPSAAKNLLDLDKKGAVLGEKKDELAPGAAAAAAAGANGGAAPLIGPDGIKVEQGLVPTADPNGQFGLRLDQYAKKPAAMRNKTAASMTREWTEQETLLLLEGLEMYKDDWNKVCEHVGSRTQDECILHFLRLPIEDPYLEDDNTFLGPLSYQPIPFSKAGNPIMSTVAFLASVVDPRIAASAAKAAMEEFAAIKDEVPASMMDAHLKNVEKSSFGGKFDPNAGLASSGIAGTGAEKDKEDESADGKTPASGGASSATSAAAGGSGAAVAALTPATPTPAAGDVEMKDVSKKDDAAATPAGDANAGKPPGAASDAPSASPDAKEKDGKDGKDAATSSSTGTDDAAKENGGSTDPKLFNEGNLQAAAAAALAAAAVKAKHLAAVEERKIKSLVALLVETQMKKLEIKLRHFEELETTMEREREGLEYQRQQLIQERQQFHLEQLKAAEFRARQQAHQRFQMEQGQWQQQQAQAQAQAQAQAQAQAQAQQQQQQQQQPPQGPAGPASAASTVSATHSNVHPSQQQPPHLGGATTNPGANPPKPPSIAGGPGMGPGAPGPVHATNNPVQAAAAAAAAATAAPSALPATASLPPSASQAPPAGMPASNGIPPPTSSTPSSTQPPSTNPTDGITPNSIMPTGGPAAPSGAAIPPPSPHSDPAAAAGAVTAPPGTVGIPPLGAPPSGPGSHQPSADQQQQQQQPPAAPVAAPAPTETLPPAPAAQTTGEGGMQPVTAMATATNPSPSSDGPGEQPAAPATAPDTTPAATGASEQQQQQHQQDSGAAGEGPVGGPPAPPPS from the exons ATGGAAATGGTGTCTCTGGGGCCGAAAAAGGATGGAAATCCTAATGCCGAATTCTTTACCGCGCCGGAAACACTGCAGAACTTCGAAACGGTGCGGCTGTGGTTGCAGAAACACTTCAAGAAg tTTCTTGCACCAGATCCACCGACAAAGGAATCTTTGGCCCATTTAATTATACAATTCATTCAGTATCAGGAAGCGAAGCTTGGGAAAAACTCTCAAGATCCACCAACAACGCGTTTACCG ATACGATGCTTTATGGATTTCAAACCGGGCGGTGCCCTCTGCCACATACTTTCCACTATGTACCGCTACAAGGCGGAGCAGCGCTGGCGCAAGTTCGATTTCACCGTGAACAAAAACCCGATGCGCAAGGACCCGATCGGGCAGATGGTGCTGGACATCGAGACGGCACTGATCGAGGCGGAATGCATGCGCCTGCCGATCGTGTACATCCGCCCGGAGGTGGACCGTGCGACGGCGAACAAAATCACCGACATCGTGACGAACCATCAGGGCGAAATAACGGTCGATGAGGAAGAGGCCACGCACATCATCTATCCGGTGATTGATCCGCTGCCGGAGGATTACGCGCGACCCACGTTCCGGCGCGATAAGCACGTGATGATCCACTGGTACTACTTCCCGGAGTCGTACGACACTTGGGTGCCGAATTCGTTCGACTTGCCCGACAACATCCCGGAGAGTCCACCGTCGCCGGCCGAGCGCTGGCGCGTGTCCGCCTCGTGGGTGATCGATCTGGACGAGTACAACGAGTGGATGTCAGAGGAGGACTATGAGGTGGACGAGGGGGGACGCAAAAAGGTGCACCCGCACCGGCTCGGCGTCGAGGATTTGATCTCGAGCGTggccggcggcggtggcggtggggcCAGCTCGGAAGATAAGGTTAAGAAAACGCCCAAGGTGGTGAACTCGAAGCGCAAACGGTCGCCCTCGCCGGCTGCCGGCAAGGGTGGCAAGCGGAAGAGTTACCGTTCGCCGGCCGCTTCGTCCGCTGCCTCCTCCTTCCAGAAGAAGCCGCGCGCGGATGACGAGGAGTCGGAGGATCTCACCAAGGACATGGAGGATCCGGCGCCGGAAACGAACATTACCGAGGTGAAGCCGAACATGGGCAGCTCGGGTGCGTCGGGCCCGGCAACGCCGCAGCCCAAGCGCGACCCGGACATGATGCCGATGAAGTACGCCACCGTGACCGATCTGGACGACGAGATGGGCATGAATGCGGGCGGcgctggtggtagtggtgcgggcggtggcggtggcagtggtggATCCGGAGCGGGCGTGGGCGGTGGCGACGACAGCCAGGCGGGCAAGACGAGCGACAGCAGCAATACGCAGGACTTCCCGACCGGCAGCAAGGACGATCTGGAGGACAACGTGACGGAACAGACGCACCACATCATCGTGCCGTCCTACTCGGCCTGGTTCGACTACAACTCCATCCACGTGGTGGAGAAGCGCGCCCTGCCCGAGTTCTTCAACGGGAAGAACAAGTCGAAGACGCCCGAAATTTACATGGCCTACCGGAACTTCATGATCGACACGTACCGGCTCAATCCGACTGAGTATCTGACCAGCACGGCCTGCCGCCGCAATCTGGCCGGCGACGTGTGCGCGATCATGCGCGTGCACGCGTTCCTCGAGCAGTGGGGCCTGATCAACTATCAGATCGATGCCGATTCCCGGCCGACACCGATGGGCCCACCGCCGACCTCTCACTTCCACGTGCTGAGCGACACGCCGTCCGGGCTGCAGCCGATCAATCCGCCCAAGACGGCCCAACCGTCCGCGGCGAAGAATTTGCTCGATCTGGACAAGAAGGGGGCTGTGCTGGGCGAGAAGAAGGACGAGCTGGCACCGggtgcggcggcggcggcagcggcgggcGCCAACGGTGGTGCCGCGCCACTGATCGGCCCGGACGGCATCAAGGTGGAGCAGGGTCTCGTGCCAACGGCCGATCCGAACGGCCAGTTCGGCCTGCGGTTGGACCAGTACGCGAAGAAACCGGCCGCGATGCGCAACAAGACGGCGGCCAGCATGACGCGCGAGTGGACGGAGCAGgagacgctgctgctgctcgagggGCTGGAGATGTACAAGGACGATTGGAACAAGGTGTGCGAGCATGTCGGGTCGCGCACGCAGGACGAGTGCATCCTGCACTTTCTGCGGCTGCCGATCGAGGATCCGTACCTGGAGGATGACAACACGTTCCTCGGTCCGCTCTCGTACCAGCCGATCCCGTTCAGCAAGGCGGGCAATCCGATCATGTCGACCGTGGCGTTTTTGGCCTCGGTGGTCGACCCGCGTATCGCGGCCAGCGCGGCCAAGGCAGCGATGGAAGAGTTCGCCGCAATCAAG gATGAGGTGCCCGCTTCCATGATGGACGCACACCTGAAGAACGTGGAGAAATCGAGCTTCGGTGGAAAGTTCGATCCGAATGCGGGGCTGGCAAGCAGCGGTATTGCTGGCACGGGCGCCGAAAAGGACAAGGAGGACGAGTCGGCGGACGGCAAAACACCGGCAAGCGGTGGAGCGTCCTCGGCAACGTCCGCTGCTGCAGGTGGTTCCGGGGCAGCGGTCGCTGCGTTGACTCCTGCCACACCGACCCCGGCAGCTGGCGACGTGGAGATGAAGGATGTTTCGAAAAAGGATGATGCTGCCG CGACGCCAGCGGGCGATGCAAACGCCGGCAAACCACCAGGAGCGGCCAGCGATGCCCCGTCCGCCTCCCCAGACGCGAAGGAAAAGGATGGCAAGGATGGTAAGGATGCTGCTACATCCTCGTCAACAGGCACGGATGACGCGGCAAAGGAGAACGGCGGCTCCACCGATCCGAAGCTGTTCAACGAGGGCAATCTGcaggcggcagcagcggctgcCCTTGCCGCTGCCGCAGTGAAGGCGAAGCATCTGGCCGCGGTCGAGGAGCGCAAGATCAAGAGCTTGGTAGCGCTGCTCGTCGAGACGCAGATGAAAAAGCTCGAGATAAAGTTGCGCCACTTCGAGGAGCTGGAGACGACGATGGAGCGCGAACGGGAGGGGCTGGAGTATCAGCGACAGCAGCTGATACAGGAGCGCCAGCAGTTCCATCTGGAGCAGCTGAAAGCGGCTGAGTTCCGGGCGCGCCAGCAAGCCCACCAGCGCTTCCAGATGGAGCAGGGccaatggcagcagcagcaggcacaaGCGCAAGCGCAGGCACAGGCACAAGCGCAAGCCCAGGCGcaagcacagcagcagcagcagcagcaacagcagccgccACAGGGTCCGGCAGGGCCAGCGTCCGCTGCCTCCACCGTATCGGCGACCCACTCGAATGTGCATCcgtcgcagcagcagccaccgcATCTGGGCGGCGCCACCACCAATCCGGGAGCTA ATCCGCCAAAGCCGCCATCTATCGCTGGTGGCCCGGGGATGGGGCCGGGAGCGCCTGGACCAGTTCATGCAACCAACAACCCGGTtcaggcggcggcggcagcagcagcagcagcaacagcggcaCCATCAGCACTGCCGGCGACAGCATCCTTACCACCATCGGCCAGCCAAGCACCGCCGGCCGGCATGCCAGCGTCCAACGGTATCCCCCCTCCTACTTCATCCACCCCCAGCTCTACCCAGCCGCCCTCTACGAATCCTACCGACGGCATTACGCCAAATAGTATAATGCCCACGGGCGGACCGGCTGCACCATCCGGGGCGGCTATTCCGCCTCCCTCGCCACACAGCGAcccagcggcggcggcgggtgCAGTAACAGCACCTCCCGGAACCGTCGGAATTCCCCCGTTGGGGGCGCCCCCCTCTGGCCCTGGATCGCACCAGCCGTCGGcagaccagcagcagcagcagcagcaacccccGGCAGCGCCAGTGGCGGCACCGGCTCCTACCGAAACCCTGCccccagcaccagcagcgcaAACGACGGGAGAAGGTGGAATGCAACCGGTCACGGCAATGGCGACCGCCACCAATCCGTCTCCATCGTCGGACGGGCCGGGAGAGCAGCCGGCAGCACCAGCGACGGCTCCGGACACGACACCGGCGGCGACCGGTGCAAgtgaacagcagcagcagcaacatcaacagGACAGTGGAGCTGCCGGTGAAGGGCCAGTCGGTGGTCCGCCAGCACCGCCACCATCATAA